Part of the Canis aureus isolate CA01 chromosome 3, VMU_Caureus_v.1.0, whole genome shotgun sequence genome, GGTCTTGCTGCCTGGAAGCAGGCTGGGAAAAAGCAGTTTGGATGAACTGGCTCTGAATAGAATGCCTGATCCGCAGGCCGTGGGGGCTCAGGAGCGCTGTGCTAACTGGGGAAAGGGGTAGAGCGTAGACGAGGACCTGGGGATAGCACAGAGGACAGAGCCACGGCTGACGTTTAGGGACCCAAGGAGGAGCCTGAGGAGGCGACAGAAGCGGCCTGAGAGGCAGGACAAGTCCTGTGCTGAGGAGCTGTTCCGCTGCCTGCGTGGAGGTGAGCGTCGGTGTCAGCCACGAGTGTTCACTGAGACCCTGGGAGAGAAGtcaagggcgggggtggggggtgtcggCCCCACtacctctgtccccctcccccatgcagCCCCCGCCATGGGCAACGCCCAGGAGCGGCCCTCAGAGACCATCGACCGCGAGCGGAAACGCCTGGTGGAGACGCTGCAGGCCGACTCGGGGCTGCTGCTGGACGCGCTGCTGGCGCGGGGCGTGCTCGCCGGGCCCGAGTACGAGGCGTTGGACGCGCTGCCCGACGCCGAGCGCAGGGTGCGCcgcctgctgctgctggtgcaGAGCAAGGGCGAGGCCGCCTGCCAGGAGCTGCTGCTCTGCGCCCAGCGGACCGCGCGGGCGCCCGACCCCGCCTGGGACTGGCAGCACGTGGGCACCGGTGAgcctgcggggcggggcctccgcccggggcggggcgcggggggcgcgcggggcgcgcggggcgggcggggcggcgtgCGGAACCGAGGGGCCGTCTCCCGACTTGGGTCTGGGTCGGGGATACTCCAGAGGCGGAAAGTGAGTCTCGGATACCCCCGCCTCCGCCCCAGGCTACCGGGAACGCAGCTGGGACGCTGCGTGCGCTGGCCACTGGACGCCTGAGGCCCCTGGCTCGAGCACCACTTGCCCCGAGCTGCCCCGAGCTGCAGACTGCGGCGAGcccggggctcctgggggctccgAGGCAGCGCAATCAGGATCCCTCGAGGAACCCGATCCCGAGCTGGAAGCTGGGGCTGAGCTGGAGTCGGAACCCCAAATGGATTTGGAACCAGAACCGGAGGCAGAACCGGAGCCTGAACTGGAGCGGGAACCCGAACCAGAGCCGGAGCCTGACCTCGAGGCGGGTGATGAGTCTGAAGGTGTGAGGCTACCCAAACCCATGGGGGATTGCCGGGAGGGTGGGCCCCACTTGACTAACCACTTTTTCCCCTGTCATCTTTAGATTCCTGAATGCTGGAGCGCTCTCAGGCCGCTCCCTGCTCAAGCCAGATAGGAGCTGGGATTCTGCGCTGGCTGGGATCCTTGCCAAGCCCCCGTCTGACTCAGTACCCCAGGAAGTGAATAAACCCCGGAGGTTGTCTGGGCTCTGTGACTCCGGCTTTTTGCCCAGGAACTAGGCTGTGGGTCCATGCCCCTGAGTCTCAGCAACCTCAACAGCCCTGTGCCCCAATGTCCAGTCTTTAGGCCCATTTTGTCCTCAGTATCCCAGGCTGCACCCCCCAGAACCCTCAGTCCCAGCGCCCCAGTGGGACAAGCACCAGACCCTGGGGCCCTGCCCCACAGTCCTTTTCCCCTCATGAACCAACTGGAAGTGTCTATGGGGGGCAGTGTAGTCAGTTGCCCCACTTCATGGAAGCCCTTGGGCCTGGGTTAGAGAGCCAGGGAAGGGAGGCTTCCCTCCACTTAGGGCAGGCTGGAGCTCACAGTCTTGGGAAGTAATatcaggaaagaggaagaggaagggatcTTGGGTAGACAGAGGCCACACACTTCATTGTAATTGTTTTAATTGTCTGGCTTCTCTCTAGACTGGGAACTCACTGAGGGTTCTGACCAGTAACTGGCATATAGAAGGTGCTCTACACAAAATCACTGACTAAATGAAAAAGGACTTTCCAGTTGCCTTTCTaagttttacagatgggaaaaccaagGGCAAGGGTGAGTGGGAATGGGTCAACATCACACAGCTGAGTCTGACATGAAATGAAGCAACAGCCACCTCTACACCCTCCTGACCCAGGAGGGGCGCAGGACTTGACACACCAGCAAGGGGCCTGCCCCTCAGGTTGAAGTGTGGCTGCTGCCAGCCTATGCCACCCTCTGCCAGAGACCAGCTGTGAGGGTGCGGGCAAAGACAGCAACAGCACAGGTCAGTGGACGGGCTGGAGGCAAGGCCAGGTGAGCTCTTAGGCTTGACTCACAAAGCCTaaaggattgtgtgtgtgtgtgtgtgtgtgtgtgtgagagagagagagagagaaagagagatgagagTGAGGTTAGGAACAGGTGGTGCCTTCCAGAGGAGCTCTGTTCCCTCCACCATACCTTCAGAAGCTGCTGCCTCCCAGTCCCAGGAAGCAGAGCACATAGATAGGGAATAAATACATGACCAGTGGGAGAGGCAAAATGCTAGAAAGCACCCCCAGCCCAGCTGGGTCTCTACCACCAGGACCCCTGCCCCTTGAGTCTGTGTGAAAGCCAGGCACTCAGGCTCAGGCAGTCACCCCAGGAGAAAGGAGATCCCCACCAGGACCCAGTGAGAGGTAGACAGCGTGAAAGCTGAAGGAGCACCAAGGGGccaggtgggggaagggagagactgGAGTATGCAGACACCCAAAGCCATCTCATGCAAGAAAAAGTTTCTACTCCC contains:
- the NOL3 gene encoding nucleolar protein 3, with the protein product MGNAQERPSETIDRERKRLVETLQADSGLLLDALLARGVLAGPEYEALDALPDAERRVRRLLLLVQSKGEAACQELLLCAQRTARAPDPAWDWQHVGTGYRERSWDAACAGHWTPEAPGSSTTCPELPRAADCGEPGAPGGSEAAQSGSLEEPDPELEAGAELESEPQMDLEPEPEAEPEPELEREPEPEPEPDLEAGDESEDS